Proteins encoded together in one Planctomycetia bacterium window:
- a CDS encoding sugar kinase, producing MMRVAPSGHRRLAQVLPGSVDVTFAGAEANVCVSLALLGAKARYLTMLPQNMLADAVTTNLRGLGVDVGTLRRRSEGRLGIYYVEAGANQRGSSVTYDRDFSAISLAAPEEYDFAAALEGVRWVHATGITPSLSERAYQATLALVRMAKERGATVSCDLNFRKKLWRWRPGTAPNLLARECMSEMLKSVDLLIANEEDAADVLDIHAEGTNVEQGKLNIAGYEQVAREIVRRFPNIGRVAVTLRESLSADHNNWGGMLYEAGEKRAYYAPLDAGGNYKPYEIRDIVDRVGGGDSFGAGLLFALNTPEYSAPGRALHFAVAASCLKHSILGDFNFTSRDEIEALVGGSGAGRVRR from the coding sequence ATGATGCGTGTCGCTCCTTCCGGCCATCGCCGGTTGGCGCAAGTTCTTCCCGGTTCGGTCGATGTTACGTTCGCGGGCGCGGAAGCGAATGTTTGCGTGTCGCTCGCGCTGCTCGGGGCGAAGGCGCGCTATCTCACGATGCTGCCGCAAAACATGCTGGCCGACGCCGTGACGACGAACCTGCGCGGCTTAGGGGTGGACGTCGGCACGCTTCGCCGGCGCAGCGAAGGGCGGCTCGGCATCTACTACGTCGAAGCCGGCGCCAACCAGCGCGGCTCGAGCGTGACTTACGATCGCGACTTCAGCGCTATCTCGCTGGCCGCGCCGGAGGAATACGATTTCGCCGCGGCACTCGAAGGGGTCCGTTGGGTGCATGCGACCGGCATCACGCCGTCGCTCAGCGAACGAGCCTATCAAGCGACGCTGGCTCTCGTGCGGATGGCGAAAGAGCGCGGGGCGACCGTGTCTTGCGATTTGAACTTCCGCAAGAAGCTTTGGCGTTGGCGACCCGGCACGGCGCCGAATCTGCTGGCGCGCGAGTGCATGAGCGAGATGTTGAAGTCGGTCGATCTTCTGATCGCCAACGAAGAAGATGCGGCCGATGTGCTTGATATCCATGCCGAGGGAACGAACGTCGAGCAAGGAAAATTGAATATCGCCGGCTATGAACAAGTGGCGCGCGAGATCGTGCGGCGGTTTCCCAATATCGGCCGGGTGGCGGTAACCTTGCGCGAAAGCCTTTCGGCCGATCACAACAATTGGGGCGGCATGCTCTACGAGGCGGGCGAAAAGCGAGCCTATTACGCTCCGCTCGACGCCGGCGGCAATTACAAGCCTTATGAAATTCGCGACATCGTCGACCGTGTCGGCGGCGGCGACTCGTTCGGGGCCGGGCTGCTCTTCGCTTTGAATACTCCCGAGTATTCCGCTCCCGGCAGAGCCTTGCACTTCGCCGTCGCGGCAAGCTGCTTGAAGCATTCGATCCTCGGCGACTTCAATTTCACCTCGCGCGACGAGATCGAGGCGCTGGTCGGCGGTTCCGGTGCCGGGCGCGTGCGCCGGTAG
- a CDS encoding sulfatase, whose protein sequence is MHRSLLCALFLLSATHAISLSAAEPAPRKMNVLYVVSDDLCNRLACYGDPLAKSPNIDRLAAKGVRFDLAYCQYPLCNPSRASFLTGLRPDHTKIYENETQTRTHVPDVQTLPQTFRKGGYYVARVGKLYHYGVPGGIGTSGLDDPPSWQHVVNPRGRDKDVEADIFTLTPRQFGGTLSWLAVDGSDDDQTDGIGATETIKLLEANQDKPFFIACGFYRPHTPYVATKKFFELYPLDQCAPTEVGSDHKTGVPAAAFGSEKAEQNKLTDALRREAIQAYLASMSLMDAQLGKLLDALERLGLADKTIVVFHSDHGYHLSEHGLWQKLSVWEESARVPLIIYDPRAKGNGKPCRRTVELIDLHPTLAALCDLPAPTPLDGASLKPLLEDPQAAWTKPAFSQVARNNKQAPAGSSKSFMGRSIRTERYRYTEWDEGRQGVQLYDHEHDPKELKNLAEDRTLGETLADLRKRLHASYK, encoded by the coding sequence ATGCATCGCTCACTGCTTTGCGCTTTATTTTTATTATCGGCGACGCATGCGATTTCCCTTTCGGCAGCCGAGCCTGCGCCGCGGAAGATGAATGTCCTTTACGTCGTCTCCGACGATCTTTGCAATCGCCTCGCTTGCTACGGCGACCCATTGGCGAAGTCTCCCAACATCGACAGGCTCGCGGCCAAGGGAGTGCGGTTCGACTTGGCCTATTGTCAGTATCCGCTCTGCAACCCGAGTCGGGCGTCGTTTCTTACCGGACTTCGGCCCGACCACACGAAGATCTACGAGAACGAAACGCAGACTCGAACCCATGTCCCGGATGTGCAGACGCTGCCGCAGACGTTTCGCAAAGGGGGCTACTACGTGGCCCGCGTCGGCAAGCTTTATCACTACGGCGTGCCGGGCGGAATCGGCACGAGCGGGCTCGACGATCCCCCTTCGTGGCAACACGTCGTCAATCCGCGCGGTCGCGACAAAGACGTGGAAGCGGACATCTTCACGCTCACGCCGCGCCAGTTCGGCGGCACGTTGAGTTGGCTCGCCGTCGACGGCAGCGACGACGACCAGACCGACGGCATTGGTGCTACCGAGACGATCAAGCTGCTCGAAGCTAACCAAGATAAGCCGTTTTTCATCGCTTGCGGATTCTATCGTCCGCACACGCCCTATGTGGCGACGAAGAAGTTCTTCGAGCTATATCCGCTCGATCAATGTGCGCCGACGGAAGTCGGATCGGATCATAAAACCGGTGTCCCTGCGGCTGCTTTCGGCAGTGAGAAAGCGGAGCAAAACAAACTCACCGATGCACTTCGCCGCGAGGCGATTCAAGCCTATTTGGCAAGTATGTCGCTCATGGATGCGCAGCTTGGAAAGCTCCTCGATGCCCTCGAACGGCTCGGGCTCGCCGATAAAACGATCGTCGTGTTCCATAGCGACCACGGCTACCATTTGAGCGAGCATGGTCTCTGGCAGAAGCTCAGCGTTTGGGAAGAGTCGGCGCGAGTTCCCCTCATCATCTACGACCCGCGCGCGAAGGGGAACGGCAAGCCGTGCCGCCGCACGGTCGAACTCATCGACCTGCATCCCACGCTCGCCGCGCTATGTGATCTTCCCGCCCCGACGCCGCTCGACGGCGCAAGCCTGAAGCCGCTGCTTGAGGACCCTCAAGCCGCTTGGACGAAGCCTGCGTTTTCGCAAGTGGCACGTAACAACAAGCAGGCTCCCGCGGGCAGCAGCAAGAGCTTCATGGGGCGCAGCATCCGCACGGAGCGCTATCGCTACACGGAATGGGACGAAGGCCGGCAAGGAGTTCAACTCTACGATCATGAGCATGACCCGAAAGAGTTGAAGAATTTGGCCGAAGATCGAACCCTCGGTGAGACGCTCGCGGACCTTCGCAAACGGCTTCACGCAAGTTATAAGTAG
- a CDS encoding dienelactone hydrolase family protein, whose product MPGPSFRPLDDIAYMVHHLDTARPRRIGRKWATSIGLAAALGFLGAPFAEAARTVMKDGRVFTGRQAPITSVIENPATASAAKTIVLIDDGLRRIYVPQVQIQEVNMLDAGDPVETFEIPQQITENGSRVAAVGSIFNITPFDEFGRRVISMETNLGPQRVIQGITEVTSDWTKLECVDAENMHFIWDMRIATNSIPREMLGRILEKHIDPKNLDQRLKIVRLYMQSERFKDAESELAAIIKDFASLPANQKQVFEQTRVRLRQAGARRILEEIETRKKAGQNRFSYSLLEEFPAENVAGETLQAVRGLVKEYQQIDERGKTALRRFDEVMSQIKDSALRARLAEARDEIKAELGINTLDRMAAFMQFEADAEMPAEEKIALAVSGWLGGSDFAVRNLPTALSMFDVRGLIRTYLAETSRRNGDAPLLELLASMRKQEGFTPELTARLLSLLKPPLPLPEPSKKVVGLYELQVDDLANQVPIDYLVQLPREYDPHRRYPTIVTLHAAGTSPAKQIDWWAGPATDEGIRFGQADRHGYIVIAPAWAAEQQTSCNYSEQEHGAVLYALRDALRRFSIDTDRIFITGHSMGGDAAWDIALAHPDLWAGYIGMTPIADKTISLYQDNAKYVPMYLVFGEMDGAVWVKDATNLDHYLTRGTNTTVVQFKGRGHEHFSDELLRLFDWMGRQKRDFTPKNFTCRSLRLWDGSFWWVETHDPPERALVDPDTWPHKVSGAIHTTAKVNFVNGIDVVTAAASATVWLTPELIDFKRPCEVTIKNKRIKKPSAYIEPDSAVMLEDARTRSDRQHPFWAKVESAK is encoded by the coding sequence GTGCCCGGCCCGTCTTTTCGACCCCTCGACGACATCGCGTATATGGTGCATCACCTCGATACTGCTCGACCTCGTCGGATCGGCCGGAAGTGGGCGACATCGATCGGCCTCGCGGCGGCACTGGGCTTCCTTGGGGCTCCTTTCGCCGAAGCTGCGCGCACGGTGATGAAAGACGGCCGGGTCTTCACGGGGCGGCAGGCGCCGATTACGTCGGTCATCGAAAATCCCGCCACGGCGAGCGCCGCCAAGACCATCGTGTTGATCGACGATGGTTTGCGCCGGATCTACGTGCCGCAAGTGCAGATCCAAGAAGTCAACATGCTCGATGCCGGCGATCCCGTAGAGACGTTCGAGATACCGCAGCAAATAACGGAAAACGGCAGTCGTGTTGCGGCGGTCGGCTCGATCTTCAATATCACGCCGTTCGACGAGTTCGGCCGGCGCGTGATTTCGATGGAGACGAATCTCGGGCCGCAACGCGTGATTCAAGGGATCACCGAGGTCACCTCCGACTGGACGAAGCTCGAATGCGTCGATGCCGAGAACATGCATTTCATTTGGGACATGCGAATCGCGACGAATTCCATTCCGCGTGAAATGCTGGGCCGGATTCTCGAAAAGCATATCGATCCTAAGAATCTTGATCAGCGTTTGAAGATCGTTCGGTTGTATATGCAAAGCGAACGCTTCAAAGATGCGGAATCGGAACTCGCGGCGATCATCAAGGACTTCGCATCGCTACCGGCGAACCAGAAGCAAGTGTTCGAGCAGACCCGAGTGCGGCTACGTCAGGCCGGCGCACGTCGAATTCTGGAAGAGATCGAAACGCGCAAGAAAGCCGGCCAGAATCGGTTTTCATATTCGTTGTTGGAAGAGTTTCCCGCCGAGAATGTCGCGGGTGAAACTTTGCAAGCGGTCCGAGGACTCGTGAAGGAATACCAGCAGATCGATGAACGGGGCAAAACCGCACTGCGACGATTCGATGAAGTGATGAGCCAAATCAAAGACTCGGCACTCCGTGCGAGACTCGCCGAAGCACGCGATGAAATCAAGGCGGAACTCGGTATCAACACGCTCGATCGGATGGCGGCGTTTATGCAGTTCGAGGCCGATGCCGAGATGCCGGCCGAAGAGAAGATCGCGCTGGCCGTCAGCGGTTGGTTGGGAGGAAGCGATTTCGCGGTGCGCAATCTCCCGACGGCACTCTCGATGTTCGATGTCCGCGGTTTGATTCGCACTTACTTAGCGGAGACCTCGCGTAGAAACGGCGATGCCCCGCTCCTCGAATTGCTCGCTTCGATGCGAAAACAAGAAGGTTTTACGCCGGAGCTAACGGCCCGCTTGTTGTCGCTGCTGAAGCCGCCGCTGCCGTTGCCGGAGCCCTCGAAGAAAGTGGTCGGGCTCTATGAGCTGCAAGTCGACGATTTGGCGAACCAAGTGCCGATCGATTATCTCGTGCAACTGCCGCGTGAATACGACCCGCATCGTCGCTACCCGACGATCGTTACGCTGCATGCCGCGGGGACGTCTCCCGCGAAGCAGATCGACTGGTGGGCAGGGCCGGCAACCGACGAAGGGATTCGCTTCGGTCAGGCGGATCGCCACGGCTATATCGTCATCGCACCGGCTTGGGCCGCCGAGCAGCAAACGTCGTGCAACTATTCGGAGCAAGAGCACGGAGCGGTGCTCTATGCCTTGCGCGATGCGCTGCGTCGCTTCTCGATCGATACCGACCGCATCTTCATTACCGGCCACTCGATGGGGGGCGATGCCGCTTGGGACATTGCCCTGGCCCATCCCGATCTTTGGGCCGGGTATATCGGAATGACGCCGATTGCCGATAAGACGATCTCGCTCTACCAAGACAACGCCAAGTATGTGCCGATGTATTTGGTCTTCGGCGAGATGGATGGCGCCGTTTGGGTGAAAGATGCGACGAACTTAGATCACTACCTGACTCGCGGAACCAACACGACCGTCGTGCAATTCAAAGGCCGGGGGCATGAGCATTTTTCCGATGAGTTGCTCCGGCTGTTCGATTGGATGGGCCGGCAGAAACGAGACTTCACGCCGAAAAATTTTACGTGCCGCAGCCTGCGCTTGTGGGACGGTTCGTTTTGGTGGGTCGAAACGCATGATCCCCCGGAACGGGCACTCGTCGATCCCGACACTTGGCCGCATAAGGTCTCGGGAGCGATCCACACGACCGCGAAAGTCAATTTCGTCAACGGCATCGACGTGGTTACGGCTGCCGCTTCGGCGACCGTTTGGCTTACGCCGGAGTTGATCGACTTCAAGCGACCGTGCGAAGTGACGATCAAGAACAAACGAATCAAAAAGCCGAGCGCCTATATCGAACCGGATTCGGCCGTGATGCTGGAAGATGCCCGCACGCGCAGCGATCGGCAGCATCCGTTTTGGGCGAAGGTGGAGAGCGCGAAGTAG
- a CDS encoding HAD family phosphatase, with amino-acid sequence MKYAKPKFLYFDLGNVLLFFDHRKAARQLAALAGVDERQIYEGVFRTDLNFRCDAGEVGKAEFCRLFRERFPCQAADEALIWASSDIFHVNTPMKAITAQLEAAGNRIGLLSNTCDMHYDFFSDGRFSTITESFETVVLSYRLRLMKPDRAIYLAAARLAEVEPSEVFYVDDLPANVEGAKAAGFDAVLYTTPAAYLAELRARDIRLNY; translated from the coding sequence ATGAAGTACGCAAAGCCGAAGTTTCTATATTTCGACCTCGGCAATGTGTTGCTGTTTTTCGATCATCGTAAGGCCGCTCGACAGTTGGCTGCTCTGGCCGGCGTCGACGAACGGCAAATCTACGAGGGGGTCTTTCGCACCGACCTGAACTTTCGCTGCGATGCCGGTGAAGTCGGCAAAGCGGAATTCTGCCGGCTGTTTCGAGAGCGGTTCCCTTGCCAAGCCGCCGACGAAGCGCTGATCTGGGCGTCGAGCGATATCTTTCACGTCAACACGCCGATGAAGGCGATCACCGCGCAGTTGGAAGCGGCCGGCAATCGAATCGGCTTGCTCTCCAACACGTGCGACATGCACTACGATTTCTTTTCCGACGGTCGGTTCTCGACCATTACGGAATCGTTCGAAACCGTGGTGCTCAGCTACAGGCTGCGGCTCATGAAGCCCGACCGAGCGATCTATCTCGCGGCGGCGCGGCTGGCGGAAGTCGAGCCGAGCGAAGTCTTTTACGTCGACGATCTCCCGGCGAACGTCGAAGGAGCCAAGGCTGCGGGTTTCGACGCCGTCTTGTACACCACTCCCGCTGCCTACTTAGCCGAACTTCGAGCCCGCGATATTCGCCTCAATTATTAG
- a CDS encoding DUF1080 domain-containing protein, producing the protein MFSRHTCLAATLFVFTLVSAGPAAERVSLFDGKTFAGWEGNLKMFHIQDGAIVGGTLQEKIPRNEFLCTTKEYGDFELRLKFKVLGEGVNAGVQFRTKRIPNHHEVSGYQADLGQKYWGSLYDESRRKKIIAQADLEAVMKVIKPNDWNEYVIRAEGKHIQLWINGLQTVDYTEKDADIDEKGVIAVQIHGGPPSEAWYKDIEITELGPAK; encoded by the coding sequence ATGTTTTCGCGCCACACCTGCTTAGCCGCCACATTATTCGTGTTCACGTTGGTTTCGGCCGGCCCCGCCGCCGAGCGGGTTTCGCTCTTCGACGGCAAAACATTCGCCGGTTGGGAGGGAAACCTCAAGATGTTTCATATCCAAGACGGCGCGATCGTCGGCGGGACACTCCAAGAAAAGATCCCGCGCAACGAATTCCTCTGCACGACCAAAGAGTACGGCGACTTCGAGCTTCGCTTGAAGTTCAAGGTGCTCGGCGAAGGGGTGAACGCCGGCGTGCAATTCCGCACCAAGCGCATTCCGAACCATCATGAAGTCTCCGGCTACCAAGCCGATCTCGGTCAGAAGTATTGGGGGAGCCTGTACGACGAATCACGCCGCAAAAAGATCATCGCTCAGGCCGATCTCGAAGCGGTGATGAAAGTCATCAAGCCGAACGACTGGAACGAGTATGTGATTCGCGCCGAAGGAAAACATATCCAACTGTGGATCAACGGACTGCAGACGGTCGACTACACGGAGAAAGACGCCGATATCGACGAGAAGGGAGTTATCGCCGTGCAGATCCACGGCGGGCCGCCGAGCGAGGCTTGGTATAAGGATATCGAAATCACCGAGCTCGGCCCCGCGAAGTAA
- a CDS encoding DinB family protein — translation MTLAETFTKSYALNRTRTLDLLDRVLKEPDGEKILGWRPQPGRAHIAWQIMHVGITEELFATERLSPGKTAAFTDLLPRFRGGSVPDDDIPPVDLIRHVLTESRKHLLATFQEYPDSRLAEVPPALAARNLTVEDVIYILGWHEPHHHGQAHITLNMYKAAHAK, via the coding sequence ATGACGTTGGCCGAAACCTTCACCAAGAGCTACGCCCTCAACCGTACGCGCACGCTTGACCTGCTGGATAGAGTTCTCAAGGAACCGGATGGCGAAAAGATTCTCGGCTGGCGACCGCAGCCCGGTCGGGCTCACATCGCTTGGCAGATCATGCACGTCGGGATCACCGAAGAACTATTCGCCACCGAACGCCTGTCTCCCGGGAAGACTGCCGCATTCACGGATCTGTTGCCTCGCTTTCGCGGCGGCAGCGTGCCCGACGACGACATTCCGCCGGTCGACTTGATTCGCCACGTGCTGACGGAAAGCCGGAAACACTTGCTCGCGACGTTTCAAGAGTATCCCGACTCGCGGCTCGCCGAAGTTCCGCCGGCGCTGGCGGCCCGCAACTTGACGGTCGAAGACGTGATCTACATCCTCGGCTGGCACGAACCGCACCATCACGGCCAAGCGCACATCACACTCAACATGTACAAAGCCGCCCACGCCAAATAA
- a CDS encoding magnesium chelatase has product MPRPTNLRELIDSGWTSKTVKRELHDNFVRLLASGEELFPGIVGYENTVVPEINIALLAQHDMLFLGEKGQAKSRLMRSLVRFLDEAIPYVDIPEAPIHDDPLKPISGAVKKFLKATPPEKVPIAWWPRAERYVERLAPGTKFADIIGEIDPAKLAGGVSMSTEEAISFGLIPRMHRGIFAMNELPELDELVQVGLFNILEERDVQIRGFPIKFDVDVMILFSANPSTFNRSGKVIPQLKDRIGSVIHTHYPRERDLGIKILEQEAALETGSDYPVVVPYFMKQIIEEITVAARRSKYVDHQSGVSARFSLANYRTMVAAARQRAIVRGEKPAVPRISDLGHIYSSSLGKLELDLMSSHQLSETQVLDAIVAEALKTVFQEYVEEHGLKEISDIFSQGVKIEVGDMLPSAAYAERIKRVPPVWDKAFEVNASGDEAVRASCVEFVLAGLYATDRISRAQRHGKMEYQLP; this is encoded by the coding sequence ATGCCTCGTCCGACCAATCTTCGCGAACTGATCGACAGCGGCTGGACTTCGAAAACCGTCAAACGTGAATTGCACGACAACTTCGTGCGCCTGCTCGCTTCCGGCGAAGAACTGTTTCCCGGCATCGTCGGCTATGAGAACACGGTCGTGCCGGAGATCAACATCGCCCTGCTCGCACAGCACGACATGCTATTCCTCGGCGAGAAGGGACAAGCCAAGAGCCGACTGATGCGCTCGCTGGTCCGCTTTCTCGACGAGGCGATTCCTTACGTCGATATTCCCGAAGCTCCGATCCACGACGATCCGCTGAAGCCGATTTCGGGGGCGGTCAAGAAGTTCCTCAAAGCCACGCCGCCGGAGAAAGTTCCGATCGCGTGGTGGCCCCGAGCCGAGCGCTATGTCGAGCGGCTCGCGCCAGGCACGAAGTTCGCCGACATTATCGGCGAGATCGATCCGGCGAAGCTCGCCGGCGGCGTGAGTATGTCGACCGAGGAAGCGATCAGCTTCGGCCTGATCCCGCGCATGCATCGGGGCATCTTCGCGATGAACGAACTGCCGGAACTCGACGAGCTCGTGCAGGTCGGATTGTTCAACATTCTCGAAGAGCGCGACGTGCAAATCCGCGGCTTTCCGATCAAGTTCGACGTGGACGTGATGATTTTATTCTCGGCCAACCCGTCGACGTTCAATCGGAGCGGGAAGGTGATTCCGCAGTTGAAAGACCGGATCGGCTCGGTCATTCATACGCACTATCCGCGCGAGCGCGATCTCGGCATCAAGATCCTCGAACAAGAAGCGGCGCTCGAAACGGGGAGCGACTATCCCGTCGTCGTGCCGTATTTCATGAAGCAGATCATCGAAGAGATCACGGTTGCCGCGCGACGCAGCAAGTACGTCGACCACCAGTCGGGCGTCAGCGCACGTTTCAGCTTGGCGAACTACCGCACGATGGTCGCCGCGGCGCGGCAACGAGCCATCGTGCGAGGTGAGAAGCCGGCCGTGCCGCGCATCAGCGACCTCGGCCATATCTATTCTTCGTCGCTCGGCAAACTCGAACTCGATCTGATGAGCAGTCATCAACTTTCCGAAACGCAAGTGCTCGACGCGATCGTCGCCGAAGCGCTGAAGACCGTGTTTCAGGAATACGTCGAAGAACATGGGCTGAAAGAGATTTCGGACATCTTCTCGCAGGGGGTGAAGATCGAAGTCGGCGACATGCTCCCCTCGGCCGCGTATGCCGAACGGATCAAGCGGGTGCCGCCGGTCTGGGACAAAGCGTTCGAGGTCAACGCCTCGGGCGACGAGGCGGTGCGTGCGTCGTGCGTCGAGTTCGTACTGGCCGGCTTGTACGCTACCGACCGGATCTCGCGAGCCCAACGCCACGGCAAGATGGAATATCAGCTTCCTTAA